The proteins below are encoded in one region of Thermococcus peptonophilus:
- a CDS encoding MJ1477/TM1410 family putative glycoside hydrolase, whose protein sequence is MRGYWYVTVLLLLILASGCMGGGNNPQKANSEGQGPTLTSDYSDYSETNSTSQTVSSSIVEHGNEEHVSLNITSWAYWLQNASPEEIAKSGFKLVVIDYSRDGSDEGAYSKEEIESIKRAGKIPIAYISIGEAEDYRFYWNESWFEDPPDWLGPENPDWKGNYAVKYWDERWKRIVFGYLDRIISQGFSGVYLDKVDEFEYWADNGYDENWTAEQMIDFILEIANYTRSKVRKDFLIISQNGERLLVYDDGRLLKTISGWASEDVFYDGLEPSPWTEEKVLYLERVIKAGKFVLVVDYVYRGGNSPEELSLVKDFISKARKRGYVPYAAMEDRELNELVVIPGIQP, encoded by the coding sequence ATGCGTGGATACTGGTATGTTACAGTACTGTTGCTTCTCATTCTGGCTTCTGGATGCATGGGCGGAGGTAACAACCCCCAGAAAGCGAACTCCGAGGGGCAGGGGCCTACACTAACCTCTGACTATTCAGATTATTCAGAGACAAACTCCACGTCTCAGACAGTCAGTAGCAGTATCGTGGAGCACGGAAATGAAGAGCACGTCTCGTTGAACATAACGAGCTGGGCATACTGGCTCCAGAATGCTAGCCCGGAGGAAATAGCGAAGAGCGGCTTTAAGCTCGTCGTCATTGATTACTCGCGGGATGGAAGCGACGAAGGAGCCTACTCGAAGGAGGAAATAGAATCCATAAAACGCGCGGGAAAGATTCCGATAGCCTACATCAGCATCGGTGAGGCTGAGGATTACCGCTTCTACTGGAACGAAAGCTGGTTTGAGGATCCACCGGATTGGCTCGGGCCAGAGAACCCGGATTGGAAGGGAAACTACGCAGTCAAATACTGGGATGAGCGGTGGAAGAGAATCGTCTTTGGCTACCTTGACAGGATTATCTCGCAGGGCTTCTCCGGAGTTTATCTGGACAAGGTTGACGAGTTCGAGTACTGGGCGGATAACGGCTACGACGAGAACTGGACGGCGGAGCAGATGATAGACTTCATCCTTGAGATAGCGAACTACACACGCTCAAAGGTCAGGAAGGACTTCCTCATAATCTCCCAGAACGGGGAGAGGCTTTTAGTATACGACGATGGGAGGCTTTTGAAAACAATATCTGGGTGGGCGAGCGAAGACGTTTTCTACGACGGTCTCGAGCCAAGTCCCTGGACTGAGGAAAAGGTTCTATACTTGGAAAGGGTTATCAAGGCTGGAAAGTTTGTTCTGGTGGTTGACTATGTATACAGGGGAGGTAACTCCCCGGAAGAACTCTCGCTGGTTAAAGACTTCATATCAAAGGCCCGGAAGAGGGGCTACGTCCCCTACGCGGCGATGGAGGACAGGGAACTCAACGAACTCGTTGTTATCCCGGGGATTCAGCCTTAG
- a CDS encoding NTP transferase domain-containing protein, which translates to MSFPIIIMAGGKSTRMGREKPVLKIAGREMLLWVYGTASRIGETIVALSKNTPKTKELCIHEGIPFVETPGKGYVEDVRWLLEEFGPFISSSADIPFVKPSDFYAVKKAFEGRTSLTGVLPLQKIPKDLNPLMYQGYAIVGLNAVGVDGERFFELENPLLALNVNTPQELKLAGRIARLVKGSGESEEPQ; encoded by the coding sequence ATGAGCTTCCCAATCATTATCATGGCAGGCGGAAAATCAACGCGCATGGGCCGAGAAAAGCCCGTCCTGAAGATAGCTGGCAGGGAAATGCTCCTCTGGGTTTATGGAACGGCTTCACGAATTGGGGAAACCATCGTGGCCCTCTCAAAGAACACGCCGAAGACCAAAGAGCTGTGCATCCATGAGGGGATTCCCTTCGTTGAAACTCCTGGTAAAGGGTACGTTGAGGACGTTCGATGGCTTTTGGAGGAGTTCGGGCCTTTTATCAGCTCCTCCGCAGACATTCCCTTCGTAAAGCCGAGCGACTTTTACGCCGTTAAAAAAGCCTTCGAAGGGAGAACGAGCCTCACAGGAGTCTTACCCCTCCAGAAAATTCCGAAGGATCTCAATCCGCTCATGTATCAGGGCTACGCGATAGTGGGCCTCAACGCTGTTGGAGTTGATGGTGAAAGGTTCTTTGAGCTTGAGAACCCGCTTTTGGCCTTAAACGTCAACACGCCACAAGAGTTAAAGCTCGCGGGGAGGATAGCGAGACTCGTCAAGGGGAGTGGTGAAAGTGAGGAGCCGCAATAG
- a CDS encoding cobyric acid synthase yields MGMALMVQGTMSGAGKSLLVAALCRIFTNLGYDVVPFKSQNMSLNSAPSIEGGEISRAQYLQAIACRKKPSVKFNPILLKPEGNMRSQVVFMGKPIGSVSARDYMLSRKAELFEKAIEVLRELMEKHDLVIIEGAGSPVEINLKDYDIANMRVARVVNAPVILVADIDRGGSFAQIVGTMELLSEKERNLVIGFVFNKFRGDPSLLEPGFEFLEKRYGKPVLGVVPYVEHRLPEEDSLIEFPKVKGDLHIQIIKLPHISNFTDFEPLHWANGVDYVTRAEEIKGDLIIVPGSKNTVEDLLWMRENGIEDAIIEAHREGSFVVGICGGFQMLGKEIIDEVESGRGRVRGMGLLPAKTVFTREKRTNHLRAEVLWAPVRGMAVEGYEIRMGRSKSERPFSVINSINGAKAFEPEGAIGERAFGTYLHGIFHNFAFTERFLNMLRAEKGLEPVKVKEWSIEEEIERFARVVEKSVDVRYIMEKLGL; encoded by the coding sequence ATGGGTATGGCCTTAATGGTTCAGGGAACTATGTCCGGGGCAGGGAAGTCCCTCCTCGTTGCGGCCCTCTGCAGGATATTCACGAACCTCGGCTACGACGTCGTTCCCTTTAAGAGCCAGAACATGAGCCTCAACTCCGCCCCGAGCATTGAGGGGGGCGAGATAAGTCGCGCTCAGTATCTCCAGGCTATAGCTTGCAGAAAAAAGCCGAGCGTGAAGTTCAACCCAATCCTACTCAAGCCGGAGGGCAACATGAGAAGCCAGGTCGTCTTCATGGGAAAGCCCATTGGAAGCGTCTCGGCTAGGGATTACATGCTCTCAAGGAAGGCGGAGCTTTTTGAGAAGGCCATTGAAGTTTTGAGAGAGCTTATGGAGAAGCACGACCTTGTTATAATCGAAGGGGCAGGCTCGCCGGTCGAGATAAACCTCAAGGACTACGACATAGCCAACATGCGGGTTGCGAGGGTTGTTAACGCCCCCGTCATTCTAGTGGCTGACATAGACAGGGGCGGGAGCTTCGCCCAGATCGTTGGGACTATGGAACTCTTGAGCGAGAAGGAGCGGAACCTTGTCATCGGCTTTGTCTTCAACAAGTTCCGCGGCGATCCTTCCCTGCTGGAGCCCGGCTTTGAGTTCCTTGAAAAGCGTTACGGAAAGCCCGTTCTCGGCGTTGTTCCCTACGTTGAGCACCGCCTACCGGAGGAAGACTCCCTTATCGAATTTCCGAAGGTTAAGGGCGATCTCCACATCCAGATAATTAAGCTACCCCACATAAGCAACTTTACCGATTTTGAGCCTCTCCACTGGGCGAATGGCGTGGACTACGTGACGAGGGCGGAGGAAATAAAGGGCGACCTCATAATCGTCCCCGGGAGCAAGAATACTGTAGAGGATTTGCTCTGGATGAGGGAGAACGGGATTGAGGATGCGATAATCGAGGCTCACCGCGAAGGCTCCTTTGTAGTTGGAATCTGCGGCGGCTTCCAGATGCTTGGGAAAGAGATTATTGACGAGGTCGAATCTGGGAGGGGTAGAGTTAGGGGTATGGGGCTCCTCCCAGCTAAAACCGTCTTTACCAGGGAAAAGAGAACGAACCATCTGAGGGCCGAGGTGCTCTGGGCACCTGTGAGGGGGATGGCCGTTGAGGGGTATGAGATACGGATGGGACGTTCGAAGTCTGAAAGGCCATTCTCGGTGATAAACTCAATAAACGGAGCTAAAGCCTTCGAGCCAGAGGGGGCAATAGGGGAGAGGGCCTTCGGCACTTACCTCCACGGTATCTTCCACAACTTTGCCTTCACGGAGAGGTTTCTCAATATGCTGAGAGCTGAGAAGGGCCTTGAACCGGTTAAGGTCAAGGAATGGAGCATCGAGGAGGAGATAGAGAGGTTTGCTAGGGTTGTGGAGAAGAGTGTTGATGTTAGGTACATAATGGAAAAACTGGGCCTCTAA
- the cobT gene encoding nicotinate mononucleotide-dependent phosphoribosyltransferase CobT — translation MKSLFVLVLGNTEVSLIPGISVAGATPELTKLTPPADAEYLFYEKPRIIDAIPVTPEGHPTPAIITKAAKELANFPVLVVRGGTYLAPFVPHVHISSAVGRDFRKEPALPEFGEIIRMAKLLGEELNKTDIEELVIGESTPGGTTTAQAVLWAMGYEARTSSASPENPQSLKEEVINEGFKRVGIERGQLRDNPLEALRQFGDPMMATVVGLAMGFKKNIVLAGGTQMLAVSALLKALGEDLSRFMIATTKWVVNDKSATFLETAKEIGIITYAADLDFSKSEFKGLRDYENGYVKEGVGAGGATWLAVKVGFSPEEVSAKVEELYRRLMEMK, via the coding sequence ATGAAGAGCCTCTTCGTTTTAGTCCTGGGAAATACCGAGGTCAGCCTGATACCTGGAATAAGTGTCGCTGGAGCAACACCCGAGCTTACGAAGCTGACTCCTCCAGCCGATGCCGAGTACCTGTTCTACGAGAAGCCGAGGATTATAGATGCCATCCCAGTAACCCCTGAAGGACACCCGACGCCGGCCATAATAACGAAAGCCGCAAAGGAACTCGCCAACTTCCCGGTTCTCGTGGTCAGGGGCGGAACTTATCTCGCTCCCTTCGTGCCCCACGTCCACATAAGCTCCGCGGTGGGAAGGGACTTCAGGAAGGAGCCTGCCCTTCCGGAGTTTGGAGAGATCATCAGGATGGCAAAGCTTCTCGGTGAGGAGCTTAATAAGACGGATATAGAAGAGCTGGTCATTGGCGAATCGACCCCTGGCGGAACTACAACAGCTCAGGCCGTCCTCTGGGCTATGGGCTACGAAGCGAGGACGAGCTCAGCTTCACCTGAGAACCCACAGAGCCTCAAGGAGGAGGTAATTAACGAAGGGTTCAAAAGAGTAGGGATCGAGAGGGGTCAGTTGAGGGACAACCCCCTTGAGGCTCTAAGGCAGTTTGGGGATCCGATGATGGCGACTGTAGTCGGTCTTGCGATGGGATTCAAGAAAAACATCGTCTTAGCCGGCGGAACGCAGATGCTCGCTGTATCAGCCCTCCTCAAGGCGCTCGGCGAAGACCTGAGCAGGTTCATGATAGCCACCACAAAGTGGGTGGTCAACGATAAGAGCGCCACCTTCCTTGAAACGGCAAAGGAAATAGGCATAATCACCTACGCGGCCGACCTCGACTTCTCGAAGAGCGAGTTCAAGGGGCTAAGGGATTATGAGAACGGCTACGTTAAAGAAGGCGTCGGAGCTGGGGGAGCCACCTGGCTAGCCGTCAAGGTCGGCTTTTCGCCAGAGGAAGTATCTGCAAAGGTCGAGGAGCTTTACAGGAGACTCATGGAGATGAAGTGA
- a CDS encoding adenosylcobinamide amidohydrolase codes for MRFTHFINPFKEPMLALSNAPHNGGLSRANGFFFMMVPKNYSGDYREDCQKFEWENGIKNFVGFMTAAEIGEVLAISRSGSVTAYVTAGVTNPAIAGEVPPPWKPGTINIVLVIEEGLTVGAMANAIMTATEAKTYTLLRLGYNATGTTSDGIGVFAFEGDKEWAGTATELGINIGRTVRKALEESLRKWEKSRNKKAFTSSP; via the coding sequence ATGAGGTTCACCCATTTCATAAATCCATTCAAAGAACCAATGCTCGCACTCAGCAACGCACCCCACAACGGGGGTCTCTCTAGGGCAAACGGCTTCTTCTTCATGATGGTTCCCAAGAACTATTCGGGTGACTACAGGGAAGATTGCCAGAAGTTTGAGTGGGAGAACGGCATTAAAAACTTCGTCGGCTTCATGACGGCGGCGGAGATTGGAGAGGTTTTAGCCATCTCAAGGAGCGGAAGCGTTACAGCCTATGTGACGGCAGGAGTTACCAATCCGGCAATAGCTGGCGAAGTACCACCTCCCTGGAAGCCAGGGACAATAAACATTGTACTAGTGATTGAGGAGGGTCTGACCGTTGGAGCAATGGCCAACGCGATAATGACGGCAACTGAAGCGAAGACCTACACTTTGCTGAGGCTCGGATACAATGCGACAGGGACGACGAGCGATGGAATAGGAGTCTTCGCCTTTGAAGGAGATAAAGAATGGGCCGGAACTGCGACGGAGCTCGGAATAAACATCGGCCGGACCGTTAGGAAAGCCCTTGAAGAGAGCCTGAGGAAGTGGGAAAAGAGCAGAAATAAGAAGGCATTCACTTCATCTCCATGA
- a CDS encoding MogA/MoaB family molybdenum cofactor biosynthesis protein, protein MGVKDHKEKAPRRFRFAVITVSDTASRGEKEDKSGKFLVEELEKAGHEKVLYRIVPDEKMEIIGAVVDAFRAGADVVVTSGGTGIASRDVTIESLRPIFDKELSFGDIFRLVSYEEIGTAAIMTRATGGIIRSSGRAMAVFCLPGSLGAAKTGIKLILAEAGHVLKHGRE, encoded by the coding sequence ATGGGCGTTAAGGATCACAAGGAAAAGGCCCCGAGGAGGTTTAGGTTCGCCGTCATAACGGTCAGCGACACGGCGAGCAGGGGAGAGAAGGAGGATAAAAGCGGAAAGTTTCTGGTTGAGGAGCTTGAGAAGGCCGGCCACGAGAAGGTTCTCTACAGGATAGTGCCAGACGAGAAGATGGAGATTATCGGAGCAGTTGTTGATGCATTCCGTGCGGGCGCAGATGTTGTGGTAACCTCCGGAGGAACGGGGATAGCGAGCAGGGACGTGACCATAGAGAGCCTTAGACCGATCTTTGATAAGGAGCTCTCCTTTGGGGACATATTCAGGCTCGTTAGCTACGAGGAGATAGGGACTGCTGCGATAATGACGAGGGCCACAGGAGGGATAATAAGGAGCTCGGGCAGGGCAATGGCGGTCTTCTGCCTTCCCGGAAGCCTAGGTGCCGCTAAGACTGGGATAAAGCTAATACTAGCGGAGGCTGGCCACGTGCTAAAGCACGGGAGGGAGTGA
- a CDS encoding molybdopterin molybdotransferase MoeA, producing the protein MREFKKLTPYKEALSLLLNDLSEIQEVEEVPLDEALGRVLAEDVASPIDSPPFDRAAVDGYAVRAEDTFPAREYNPVELKVIDEIPAGGESKKTVKPGTAVKLLTGVKIPDGANAVLMQEMAEREGDVIRVLRPVAPGQNVAMKGEDVRKGQVVLKKGQILRPQDLAILKSIGFKTVRVKRKPRVGIIVTGSELIEEFDEEALNHGKILESNSVMLKGLVRQYFGEPRFYGVIPDDEEKIGAAIRKARSENDLVLVTGGSAFGDMDFAHRFVNLLFHGTTIKPGRPIGYGERVFVMSGYPAAVFTQFHLYVKHALAKLVGARNYETKVRARLIERIPSQLGRYEFVKVWYEDGKARPIKKKGSGIISSLVESNGYIGVPEDSEGYLEGEEVEVVLY; encoded by the coding sequence ATGAGGGAGTTCAAGAAGCTTACTCCCTACAAAGAGGCCCTGAGCCTTCTCCTTAATGATCTGAGCGAGATTCAAGAAGTTGAGGAAGTCCCTCTCGATGAGGCACTTGGAAGAGTCCTGGCCGAGGATGTTGCCTCACCAATAGATAGTCCCCCCTTTGACAGAGCTGCCGTTGACGGCTATGCTGTGAGAGCTGAAGATACGTTCCCGGCGAGGGAGTACAATCCAGTTGAACTTAAAGTAATAGACGAAATCCCCGCAGGCGGAGAGAGCAAGAAGACAGTTAAGCCGGGCACTGCGGTCAAGCTCCTGACTGGAGTCAAAATTCCTGACGGGGCAAACGCCGTTCTAATGCAGGAGATGGCCGAGCGCGAAGGGGATGTCATAAGGGTTCTTCGCCCGGTTGCTCCAGGCCAGAACGTTGCAATGAAGGGTGAAGACGTCAGGAAGGGGCAGGTTGTCCTCAAAAAGGGCCAGATTCTAAGGCCGCAGGATCTGGCAATTCTCAAGAGCATAGGCTTCAAGACGGTCAGAGTTAAAAGGAAGCCTAGAGTCGGCATAATCGTTACAGGAAGCGAGCTCATCGAGGAGTTTGATGAAGAGGCCCTGAACCACGGAAAGATACTTGAGAGCAACTCCGTTATGCTGAAAGGTCTCGTCAGGCAGTACTTTGGAGAGCCGAGGTTCTATGGAGTAATCCCAGATGACGAGGAGAAAATAGGAGCAGCAATAAGGAAAGCCCGCTCCGAGAACGACCTCGTCCTTGTCACGGGCGGCTCAGCTTTCGGTGACATGGACTTTGCTCACCGCTTTGTGAATCTCCTGTTCCACGGGACGACGATAAAGCCCGGAAGGCCAATAGGGTACGGGGAGAGGGTCTTTGTAATGAGCGGCTATCCGGCAGCGGTCTTCACACAGTTCCACCTCTACGTCAAGCACGCGCTTGCGAAGCTCGTGGGTGCACGGAACTATGAAACCAAGGTCAGGGCAAGGCTCATCGAAAGGATTCCAAGCCAGCTCGGCCGCTACGAGTTCGTCAAGGTCTGGTACGAAGATGGTAAGGCAAGGCCGATAAAGAAGAAGGGCAGCGGCATAATCAGCTCGCTCGTGGAGAGCAACGGTTACATTGGGGTTCCAGAGGACAGTGAAGGCTACTTAGAGGGAGAAGAGGTGGAGGTTGTGCTGTACTGA